The Bacteroidia bacterium sequence TCTTTTGCAAATTTCAAATAAATCGGGAGTCGTAAGCCAACAGAAAATCGTGAAAGAGTAGTTTGTGATTTTGTTGTTTGAGTTCTTAAATGTTACTGGCAATGATTGTGAACAGACAACCAATACAGTAGTTGCACAATTATTTAACTACTATTGGATGTCAAAAAACAACTGAAAGTAGTGTAATTACAACTATATGTAGCGAATTAATTTTGTGTTATGGGGACAGGACAAAGTAACTTTGTAGCATCAAAAACAAAATAATATGATGCTAAATTCAAATTCAATCGGCAATAAAATTGCCATAGCAAGAAAGAAATTAAACCTTTCACAAGCAGAACTTGCTCAGCAAGTATCAATCAGTTCTCAAGCAGTTGGAAAGTGGGAACGTGGAGAATCAATGCCAGACATCCTGACTTTAAACCGTCTTGCTGAAATTATGGGTGTTGACCTAAACTATTTTTCAGAGAGCTTCCAATCGGCAGACACAGAAGTGACAAACAATCTGCCTTTAACAAAAGAACCGACTGAATTGAAATCTGGTGTGCAGAATAGAAAACTCAACTGGGATATGTCAAAGTTGAATTTAGTGGATAGTGATTTTTCAGGGTTGAAAAATCTGCACGAAAAATTCAGTTCCTCCAATATGCAGAGATGTTTGTTTATTGGTTCAAATATGTCGGGACTTCTTTTAAATAGTAATAATGTTGATGGCTGTGACTTTACAGATTCCAATATTTGCAACAGCCAAATTCAGAGTTCTAACTTAGGAAAAAATATATTTAAAAACTGTTCGC is a genomic window containing:
- a CDS encoding pentapeptide repeat-containing protein; protein product: MLNSNSIGNKIAIARKKLNLSQAELAQQVSISSQAVGKWERGESMPDILTLNRLAEIMGVDLNYFSESFQSADTEVTNNLPLTKEPTELKSGVQNRKLNWDMSKLNLVDSDFSGLKNLHEKFSSSNMQRCLFIGSNMSGLLLNSNNVDGCDFTDSNICNSQIQSSNLGKNIFKNCSLKETEFSKSNIQACDFSNADFTKTTFKSSNFLKNTITNARWNCTSFIEMQIQDIVFEGNFDGCFFENCAFYGVKFQNATLINTFFKNNKKFKRVQFINCKVDKITYAFLKNNQANLTGVTLLS